Part of the Undibacter mobilis genome is shown below.
ACGCGGGTGCTGGAGCCGCCGGCCTCGGCCACGCGGAAGGCAACGTCGCCGGTGCCGCCGGCCAGATCGAGGAGGGCAAAATCGCGGTCGCCTTTCGGCGGATTGACCGCCGTGACCAGTGCGTCCTTCCACGGCCGGTGCAGGCCGCCGGACATCAGATCGTTCATCAGGTCGTAGCGTTTGGCTACCGAATGGAACACGTCGTCGACCAGCCCCTGTTTTTCGTTCAGGGGCACGTCGCGGTAACCGAAATGGGTCTCTTCAGCCTTGGTCATCAGCCAATAATCCTTTGCGGGCAGGACCATAGCGCGCCGGCGCGCGGCACGCTATCTATCACGCCCGGAGCGGTAAACCATGCCCGAATTGCCTGAAGTCGAGACGGTACGCCGCGGGCTCGCCCCCGCCATGGAAGGCGCGCGCATCGACAAGGTCGAGGTGCGGCACCGCGGCCTGCGCTGGCCGATCGCCAAGGATTTCGAGAAGCGCATCGAGGGCCAGACCGTCGAGGGCCTCGGCCGGCGCGCCAAATATCTTACCGCCGATCTGTCCTCAGGCGACGTGCTGGTCATGCATCTGGGGATGTCGGGCTCGTTCCGCGTTGGCCACGAGTCCCGGCCGGGCGTCTATTATCACGAGAAGTCCAAGAGCGCCGCGCACGACCATGTTGTGTTTCACCTGTCGAATGGCGAGATCGTGACCTTCAACGATCCGCGCCGCTTCGGCTCCATGAAGCTGGTGGCGCGGGCCAAGTTCGATCAGGAGCCGTTGCTGAAAGACATCGGCCCCGAGCCGCTCGGCAATGAATTCGATGCGGCCATGCTGGCCGCGGCCTGTCAGGCCAAGAAGACGTCGCTGAAAGCCGCGCTGCTCGATCAGCGCGTCGTCGCCGGGCTCGGCAATATCTATGTCTGCGAGGCGCTGTATCGTGCGCATTTGTCGCCGAAGCGAATGGCCTCAACGATTGCCGACCGTAACGGCAAGCCGAACGACCGCGCGGTGGCGCTGGTCGTCGCCATAAAGGCGGTATTGAATGACGCCATCAAGGCCGGCGGTTCGTCCCTGCGCGATCACCGCCGGGCCGACGGCTCGCTCGGCGATTTCCAGCACAATTTTCTGGTCTATGACCGCGAAGGGCAGAAGTGCCCGGATGGCAAGGGCACGGTCAAGCGCATCGTGCAGAACGGCCGCTCGACGTTCTATTGCCCGACGTGCCAGAAGTAACTTGAATAGAGCAATAAACCGCCGGGAGAGTGCAATGGCTTACGAGAATATCATCGTCGAGATCAAAGGCCGCGTCGGCGTCGTCACGCTGAACCGCCCCAACGCGCTCAATGCGCTCAACCGCGCGCTGATCGGCGAACTCAGCCAGGCCGTTGTCGAATTGCAGAATAACGACGCCGTCGGCTGTCTGCTCATCACCGGCAGCGACAAGGCTTTTGCCGCCGGCGCCGACATCAAGGAGATGGCCGACAAGTCGTTCATCGACGCCTATCTCGGCAACTTCGCCGCCGACTGGCACGCGCCGACCAAGACGCGCAAGCCGGTGGTCGCCGCGGTGGCCGGCTTCGCGCTCGGCGGCGGCTGCGAGCTGGCGATGATGTGCGATCTCATCATCGCTGCCGACACGGCCAAATTCGGCCAGCCCGAGATCAAGCTCGGCGTCATTCCCGGCATTGGCGGCACGCAGCGCCTCACGCGCGCGGTCGGCAAGGCCAAGGCGATGGATCTCGTCCTCACCGGCCGCATGATGGATGCGGCGGAGGCCGAACGTTCGAACCTCGTCGCCCGCGTCGTGCCGGCGGCGCAGTTGATGGACGAGGCGATGAAAGTTGCCGACACCATCGCCAACATGTCGCTGCCGTCGGTGCTGGCGGCCAAGGAAGCGGTCGATGCTGCGTTCGAATCGTCGCTGGCCGAAGGCGTGCGCTTCGAGCGCCGTATCTTCCACGCGCTGTTCGCCACCGAAGATCAGAAGGAAGGCATGAAAGCCTTCGTCGAGAAGCGCAAGCCGCAGTGGAAGAACAAGTAGATCCGCCTCATCCTGAGGAGCATCGCGTAAGCGATGCGTCTCGAAGGATGGGCGGCCCATGGTTCGAGACGCGCTGCTGCGCAGCGCTCCTCACCATGAGGGCCGGTCTAAGGTTTTGCGGGGACGAGCTGGTTAGTGTCCGTTCATTTGCGGACACAAATAATCCGCACCACGGCATCGCGCGGGTTGGAGGCGGAAGCCGAAGGCTGCGCCACCTTGTGGGCATCGAGGAAGCTGCGGATCTGGTCGGCACGGACGAGGCGCACCGGCGGCACCGCCGGCTGAATGCTGGCGAGCACGGCGTTGCGCATTTCGGTGAGGCCGATGAAGCGCCCACCCGCATCGATCGCCGCGGCGCCTGAAAAGCCGGCCATCGGCACGGAGTCGCGCAGCTCAAGCGCGTTGCCGCCGGCCAGCTTCGCCTTGATTTCGGTGAGCCTGGTGTGGCCGCCATTCTCCTTCGGATCGGGAATGCCGGCGATGGTCACATCGCCTTTGGCCGCAGCCCCCTGACGCGGCAGCGCCAGCGGCGTGACGTCGCGCGCGCCATAGATGCGCAGCAGCGCCAGCCCTTTGTCCTTGTCTTCGGCAATACGCTCGGCATCGCCGAAGCCGCCGGCGACCAGCACCCGACAGCCTTGCGTCAGCCTTGCATCGGTAACGATGTGGCCCTGCGCACTGACGACAAGGCCGTTGCCGTAATCGACCGACTTGGCCAGCGTGGCGAAAGGTGCGCTGCGCGCCGGGAACGGCGAGAACGCCGCCGCCATCGCCACCATCACCGGAGCGACGATGCCTTCCATGGCCTGGTCGTAAAGCATGGTGAAGCCGCGCACCTCGCCATTGCGGATTTGCGCGCGCACCGAAAATTTCTTGAGGCCCTGCAGCCCGCTGATGAAGAAACTGTCGTCACGCAGGATGCTGTATTCGACCTTGCGCGTCGCGGGCTCCTGCTTCTCGCGTTCGAACAGCACCGATAGCTTGAGCGCGGGATCGGCGACGCGGAAAGTCTCGACCTGAACGTCGCCATAGCGCGACGACCAGTGCGTGCCGCGCGCCGCCTCCTTCGCCAGCGGTACCATCTTGGTCGGCAGTCCGATGCGAATGCCGGTTGCCGGATCGACCACGACATTCCAGCCGAACTCGTCCTGATAGGTCTTCGCCGCGCCGATGAGCTCGCTGCGTTCGCGATCGCTCAGCGTGCCGGTGACCTTGTAGTTCTTGCGCTTCTGGAAATTCTTGATGGCGACGGCGAGCGGATCGTCGCCGTTTTCGGCGGTGCCGGTGAAGTCGCCGGCCCAGAGCAGCGCCGCCTGAATCAGCAGGCGCTCATCGGCGGCGTTGCCATACAGCGTGTCGCCTTCCTTGACCTCATTCTTGAGGGCGTCCTTCAGCGTCGTGCCGTCTTTATCCGGCTCTTTGGGTGTCGCCTGGACGGATGCTTGCTTGACTGGCTCTTTCGCCGGCTCCGTGGCCTGCTCTTTCACTACATCCTTGGGTGAGGCCGGCGGGGACGCTGCGAGCGCCTTGAGCGCATCGGGCTTCGCCGGCGGCAGCACGACGGCCGGAGCGGGTTTGGTTTCAGTCGTCTTGGTTTCGGTTGGCTTGGTTTCGGCGGGTTTGGCCGGCTTGTCGGCAGCGACTTTCGGCTTGGCGGGCGCCGTCTCCGGACGGTGCGCAGGCGCTGCGTCTTCGATCGGGTAGGGCGCGGCGTCGGGCCCACCGGACTGCGCCAGCGCCACGCCGGCACTCAGGGCCAGCGCCGTTGCCGCAAAAAGAGGTCCGAAACGCATCGCCATTTACCCAACGCTAACCATTCGGGTCACCTTAGCCGAACAGCGAAGGGGTGCAACCTGAGCCGGTAAATTGCATTAACCGGCTCGTTTTGGCGCGTTTGAGTGTTAAATTGACGGCAAATGGCAAACCTTCCCCCGCTCAGTCGCGACGAACTCGAACGCTATGCCCGCCACATCGTGATGCGCGAGGTGGGCGGGCCCGGTCAGGCCCGGCTAAAAGCCGCCCGCGTGCTGGTGGTCGGCGCCGGCGGGCTCGGCGCGCCGCTGCTGCTGTATCTCGCCGCCGCCGGCGTCGGCACAATCGGCATTGTCGACGACGACGAGGTGGCGCTGTCCAATTTGCAGCGACAGGTCATTTTCACGACCGCCGATGTCGGTACGTCCAAGGCCGAGCGCGCGCGTGACGCCGTCGCCCGCCTCAATCCGCATGTGGCGATCGAAGTGCATAACGAACGTCTCAACGCCGGCAATGCGCTGCCGCTGATCGCCAGCTACGACATCGTCGCAGACGGTTCGGACAATTTCGAAACGCGCTATCTCGTCTCCGACACCTGTTTCGCCGCGAAGAAGCCGCTCGTCACCGCCGCGCTCGGTGTATTCGACGGTTCGCTCACCACCATCCGCGCGCACGAGCGGCGTGGCGACGGTATCCCCAATCCGACCTATCGCTGTCTGTTTCCGGAGCCGCCGCCGGCCGGCACAATTCCAACATGCTCGGAAGCCGGCATTCTCGGCGCGCTGCCCGGCATTCTCGGTTCGATGATGGCGCTCGAAGTCATCCGCGAAATCGTCGGCTTCGGCGAAGGCCTCGTCGGCCGGTTGCTGATGATCGACGCGCGCTCGATGCGTTTCGAAACGCTCGATTACGCCTGGGACAAGGACAATCCGCTCAGCGGTCATGATACGGCGGCAGCAAACTCGACCAGCGAATGGTGAATGGCATTAACCCGGCTGGCGGGTGCCGGCTGAGTCAATTTTATAGATAACATCCATTAACGCGTCCGTTGCCATCCGCTTAACGGCGGCCCAGCATTTTTCGGTCAAACTGAACTCAAATCCGGTCGAGCTTTTAGGTATCGGGAACCGGTGAGATAGAGTTCGGTGTCATGTCTCAACTGCAGTTCAGTCAGAGCCAGCCGCGCGATCGTGGTGTTGTCGATTGCGCCAAGTGCCATTCGCCGATTTACGTCGACAAGCCCGGCAGCGTCGCGATCGAATTTTCCGTGCCCTGTCCGAAATGCGGCCATCGCGGCATGTATTTCAAGCGCATGATGCGTGGGGAAAACGAACAGCCCGAGCGTCGCCGCACGCCGCGGGAGTGAAGATGCGGCCCGCGCGTCGCCCGCATGGAGCGAAGCGCAATGCGGGGCGGCCGCTCCCGGATTTCGCTGCGCTACATCCGGGCTACAAGCCGCGCTTCCTCACTTACAACATGCTCGGCAGGACGCGATCCGGCGGCCGGTGGCCGTCCATGAAGGTCTTGATGTTGATGATGACCTTCTCGCCCATGTCGACACGGCCTTCGACCGTGGCCGATCCCATGTGCGGCAACAGCACGACTTTGCCGGCCTTGGCCAGCTTCACCAGCTTCGGGTTGACCGCCGGCTCGTGCTCGAACACGTCGAGGCCTGCGCCGGCGATCTCGTCGGCTTCAAGCATCCGCGCCAGCGCGTTTTCGTCGATGACTTCGCCGCGCGCGGTGTTGACGATGTAGGATTCGGGCCGCAGCATCTTCAGGCGTCGCGCCGAGAGCAGATGAAACGTTGCCGGTGTGTGCGGGCAGTTCACCGAGACGATGTCCATGCGGGCCAGCATCTGGTCGAGGCTTTCCCAATAGGTCGCGTCGAGTTCTTCCTCGATCTTCGGCGCCACCTTGCGGCGGTTGTGATAATGGACCTGCAGGCCGAAGGCGCGGGCGCGGCGCGCCACCGCCTGGCCGATGCGGCCCATGCCGATGATACCGAGACGCTTGCCCCAGATGCGGTGGCCGAGCATCCAGGTCGGCGACCAGCCGTTCCAGTCCTTGTCCGACGTGAGCACCTGCGCGCCTTCGGCGAGGCGCCGCGGCACGGCGAGGATGAGCGCCATGGTCATGTCGGCCGTATCTTCGGTCAGCACGCCCGGCGTGTTGGTCACGGTGATGCCACGCTGAACCGCGGTCGCGACGTCGATATTGTCGACGCCGTTGCCGAAGTTCGCGATCAGCCGCAATTGCTCGCCGGCCTTGGACAGCAGTGCCGCATCGATCTTGTCGGTGACGGTCGGGACCAGCACGTCGGCGGTCTTCACGGCCTCGCCGAGTTCCCCTGCCGTCATCGGCTTGTCGTCGGCGTTAAGGCGGACGTCGAACAGCTCCCGCATCCTGAGCTCGATGGCTTCGGGCAGCTTGCGGGTGACGACGACGACGGGCTTCTTCTGTTTCACCATTGGCTTCGGAACTTCGATGGATTGGGTCGAAAAGCTCGGCGTTCAGGGCTCATTAACCGCACTGTCACAGACTGCCGCTCCGTGACCGCGAGGCTTCAAATTCCTTCCGTTTCCTATCAGATGGCCGAGACAACACAAAGTGTCCGAAGGCGCGTGGCCTTGAAGGTTGGCCGCGGCCTGGCGGGCGCCCTTCTGGCAGCCCTGTGCCTCGTTGGCGGTAATGCGGGGGCGGCGACCGACCTGCCGGCCGGCCCGGTCAGCGGCCTGCCGGTGCCGCGCTTCGTCAGCCTAAAGTCTGACAGGACCAATGTCCGCGCCGGCCCCAACAAGGACCAGGACGTGCGGTGGGTCTATACCCGTGCCGGTATGCCGGTCGAGGTCACGGCCGAATTCGAGAACTGGCGGCGTATCCGCGACTGGGAAGGCTCCGAAGGCTGGGTCTACCACTCGCTGCTGTCCGGCCGCCGCAGCGGCGTCATCGTGCCGTCGAAGAACGAGGAACTGGTGCCGCTTTATCAGGAGCCGGATGCCAAGTCGGGCGTCATGGCCCGCCTGCAGCCCGGCGTGCTGGCCCAGATCAAGTCCTGCGACGGCAACTGGTGCCAGATCGTCGGCAAGAGCTTCTCCGGCTACATCGTGCAGGAGCGCCTCTGGGGCGCCTATCCGCACGAGAAGATCGATTAGACCTCGACGTCGAAATGCTTGCGGAACGCCTGGCGGCCTTTCGTTGTCACGCTGACGGCGCGCGAGCCGTCGACGCGCCTGATCCAGCCGGACGTCAGGCAATGGGCGCACAGCGCCGCGCCCAGCGCGCCGCCGATATGCGGCCGTCTTTCGCTCCAGTCGAGACACGGCCGGCACAAGATGCGACTGCTCTTCAAGGGCTTGCTGCTGGACGGGCTACGCGTCTCGAGGGTGATGCCGAGTCGTTCGAACAAGGTCGCGCCGTCGGCCGTGACGATTCCGGCATCGGCGGTCAGTTCGATCTGACGGTTGGCGATCATCGAATCGGCAAGGGCGACGCCGAGATGTCCGGCGAGATGGTCGTAACAAGTGCGCGCGGCGCGCAGCGCCTGGTCGCGCGGCCCGGTGACCACGGGCTTGCGTCGCGCCGCGCCGGCCGCGACCTGCATGATGCTTTCCAGCATGCGCGCCACCGCCGGCGAAGCCAGCCGGTGATAGCGATGGCGGCCCTGCTTCTCGACGGCGATCAATCCGCCGGCGGCGAGTTTGGTCAGATGACCTGACGCGGTTTGCGGCGTGACATGCGCGACCTGCGCCAGTTCGCCGGCGGTCAGCGCGCGGCCGTCCATCAGCGCATGCAGCATGCCGGCGCGCGCCGGATCGCCCGCCAGACTGGCTATTTCCGTGAACGCGCCCTGGCTCGCCATTGGCTGTCTCCGTCGCGATGCGATGGCCGATACTCTAGCCGCTTTGCGCGCGCGATACTTCGGCCGCGGCCGTAACTTCGGGTTACGCGCGGCGCGCATGGTCGGCGCCATGACACGGCCATCGATCCTGACACGCCTGAAACTCTGGAACCGGCGCACCCGCACGCGCGGGCACTTGCGCGATTTACCGGACCATCTGTTGCGCGACATCGGCATTGACGATGCGGCGCGCGCTCGCGAATGCGCCCGGTGGTTCTGGCAGGGCGTTCCGACGGGAACGAGGCGCCAAAAGAAAACGGGCGCTGCTTGCGCGCGCCCGTCTGCAATCTCGCGATGAACGATCGCGCTTAGACCTTGCGCCGCAGCCGCACGACGACGTCGACGCGGGCGATCTCGTAGCCCGCCGGCGCGTCCGGCGTTTTGCCGACGATGACGTCGCTCGCCGGGATGTCGAGGAGCTCGTCCTCGCCTTCGACGAAGAAGTGATGATGCGCGGAAGCGTTGGTGTCGAAATAAGCCTTGGTGCCGTCCACCGGCACCTGACGCAGCAGGCCGACTTCGGTGAACTGGTGCAGCGTGTTGTAGACGGTGGCGAGCGACACCGGCACCTTGGCGCGGGTCGCTTCCTCGTACAGCGCTTCGGCAGTCAGGTGGCGGTCACCCTTGCCGAACAGGATCCAGCCGAGCGCCATGCGCTGGCGGGTCGGGCGCAGGCCGACGTCACGCAGCATCGATTTGACGTCGTGCCATGGGCAGCCCGTGAGCGAGGCGCGGTCGTGCGGCTCGGCGGTATCTGCCTTTGTGATGGGCAACATCATGGTCCGGGTTTCGGTCATCGTCTGCCAAGCTCTTCCACTGATTACGCTTCTGACAATCATTCGCAGGCGAGGGGGATGCTTGGCCGGAATATAATGATCCGAAGGCCTGGCGCCACGCTGCGGGAAACAGGAATACTCTCGTCTGGCGAGCGGTAAAACCCGTTGCACTTGCAACATACCGGAGGGGGTGGCGGGGCGCAACTCCGGAAGATACCGGAGAACGCCATTTTGCCGCGCCCATTAAGGGTTTAGGCGATAGTTTCGTCCTTAAGGCCGCCTTTGCCCCCTCAGGTCCGGTGTGTTACCCATTCGCCATTGAATTTGCGGTCCTCATCGCTGCGCCTCGACGGGAGGCCTCTGACGGCCGCCAGAGCGGGATTTTTGGACGATGACCGAGCGCCGTAGCAGTTTTGCCTATGAGGATTTGCTGGCCTGTGGCCGCGGCGAACTGTTTGGTCCCGGCAACGCCCAGCTGCCTCTGCCGCCAATGCTGATGTTCGACCGCATCACCGAAATCTCGGAAACCGGTGGCGAATTCGGCAAGGGCCTGGTGCGGGCGGAACTCGACGTGAAGCCGGACCTCTGGTTTTTCCTCTGTCATTTCAAAGGCGATCCCGTGATGCCGGGCTGCCTTGGCCTCGATGCGCTGTGGCAGATGGTCGGCTTCTTCCTCGGCTGGCTCGGCTCCCCGGGTCGCGGTCGCGCGCTGGGCACCGGCGAAATCAAGTTCAGCGACCAGGTTCTGCCAACCGTGAAAAAAGTCGTCTACGGCGTCGATTTCAAGCGCGTGATGCGCTCCAAGCTGGTGCTGGGCATTGCTGATGGCTGGTTGGCGGCCGACGGCAAGGTGATCTACAAGGCGAGCGATCTGAAGGTCGGACTGTTCCAGCAGGACGGTGCCTTGCAGCCGAGCGGCGCCTGAGCCGGTCCATTGCTGGGACTGCGGCGGCCGGGCACATCCGCTCTTGCGGTTTTGCCTCCAGCGGCCAATCTGTGTGCCAATCGCCGATATTTCGTGAAGGGAAATGACGATGCGACGTGTAGTCGTCACTGGGATGGGGATCGTCTCGTCCATTGGCAACAATACGCAGGAAGTTCTCGCCAGCCTGCGTGAAGCCAAATCCGGCATCACATTCGCCACCGAATTCGCCGAGCATGGTTTCAAGTGCCAGGTCTACGGCAAACCGACGCTCGATCCGTCGGGCATGGTCGATCGTCGCGCCATGCGCTTCCTGAGCCAGGCGTCGGCCTGGAACCACGTCGCCATGGATCAGGCGATCCGCGATAGCGGCGTCGAAGAAAAAGACATCGTCAATCCACGCACCGGCATCATCATGGGCGCGGGCGGACCGTCGACCGAAACGATCGTCGAGGCCGCCGACATCACGCGCAAGAACGGCTCGCCCAAGCGCATCGGCCCCTTCGCGGTGCCGAAGGCGATGTCGTCGAGCCCGTCGGCGACGCTCGCCACCTGGTTCAAGATCAAGGGCGTGAACTATTCGATCTCGTCGGCTTGCGCGACCTCCACGCATTGCATCGGCAATGCCGCCGAGATGATCCAGTGGGGCAAGCAGGACATGATGTTTGCCGGCGGCTCGGAGGATCTGAGCTGGACCATGTCGAACCTGTTCGACGCCATGGGCGCGATGTCCTCGAAGTACAACGAGACGCCGCAGACCGCCTCGCGCGCCTACGATGTGAGCCGCGACGGTTTCGTCATCGCCGGCGGCGCCGGCGTTCTGGTGCTCGAGGAGCTGGAGCACGCCCGCGCGCGAGGTGCGAAAATTTACGCCGAGCTCGCCGGTTATGGCGCGACCTCGGACGGCTACGACATGGTGGCGCCGTCGGGCGAAGGCGCGCAGCGCTGCATGCGGCTCGCGCTCGAGACCTGCAAGGTGCCGATCGACTACATCAACCCGCACGCCACCGCGACGCCGGTCGGCGACGCCAAGGAGATCGAAGGCATCCGCGCCGTGTTCGGCGACAAGTGTCCGCCGATCTCGGCGACCAAGTCGCTGTCGGGCCACTCGCTCGGCGCCGCCGGTGTGCAGGAGGCGATCTACACGTTGCTGATGATGCAGAACGGCTTCATGTGCGAGAGCGCCAATATCAAGGATCTTGATCCCGATTTCGCCGACATGCCGATCCTGCGCGAGCGCAAGGACAATGTCCAAATCGGCGCTGCGATGTCGAACTCGTTCGGCTTCGGCGGCACCAACGGCACCTTGGTGTTCAAGCACGTGGATGCGTAACAAACACTCCTTGTCATTCCGGGACGGCGCGAAGCGCCGGACCCGGAATCCAGAGGCAATCGCCTGTGTCTGGATTCCGGGTTCGCTCGCTTTGCTCGCACCCCGGAGTGACGTCAACGGTTAGAGGCTGAAGACGATGCCGGGTTTGATGGAAGGTAAGCGCGGGTTGATCATGGGGGTGGCGAACGACCACTCGATCGCCTGGGGTATTGCAAAAACGCTGCATCAGCACGGTGCGCAGATCGCCTACACCTATCAGGGCGACGCGCTCCTGAAGCGCATCAAGCCGCTCGCCGAGCAAACCAACTCCGACATTATCCTGCCCTGCGACGTCGAGGACATCGCCTCGGTCGACAAGGTGTGGGCGACGCTCAAGGAGAAGTGGGGCACCATCGACTTCTTTGTCCATGCCGTCGGCTTCTCGGACAAGAACGAACTGAAGGGCCGCTTCGCCGACAACACGCGCGAGAATTTCGTGCGCACCATGGTGATCTCGTGTTTCTCCTTCGCCGAGAGCGCCAAGCGTGCGGCGGAGTTGATGCCCAATGGCGGCTCGATGGTGACGCTGACCTATAACGGCGGCGATCGCGCCATGCCGAATTACAATGTCATGGGTCTCGCCAAGGCGGCGCTCGAGTCCTCGGTACGCTATCTCGCCGTTGACTTCGGTCATCAGAAAATCCGCGTCAACGCCATCTCGGCGGGTCCGATCCGCA
Proteins encoded:
- the mutM gene encoding bifunctional DNA-formamidopyrimidine glycosylase/DNA-(apurinic or apyrimidinic site) lyase, giving the protein MPELPEVETVRRGLAPAMEGARIDKVEVRHRGLRWPIAKDFEKRIEGQTVEGLGRRAKYLTADLSSGDVLVMHLGMSGSFRVGHESRPGVYYHEKSKSAAHDHVVFHLSNGEIVTFNDPRRFGSMKLVARAKFDQEPLLKDIGPEPLGNEFDAAMLAAACQAKKTSLKAALLDQRVVAGLGNIYVCEALYRAHLSPKRMASTIADRNGKPNDRAVALVVAIKAVLNDAIKAGGSSLRDHRRADGSLGDFQHNFLVYDREGQKCPDGKGTVKRIVQNGRSTFYCPTCQK
- a CDS encoding enoyl-CoA hydratase encodes the protein MAYENIIVEIKGRVGVVTLNRPNALNALNRALIGELSQAVVELQNNDAVGCLLITGSDKAFAAGADIKEMADKSFIDAYLGNFAADWHAPTKTRKPVVAAVAGFALGGGCELAMMCDLIIAADTAKFGQPEIKLGVIPGIGGTQRLTRAVGKAKAMDLVLTGRMMDAAEAERSNLVARVVPAAQLMDEAMKVADTIANMSLPSVLAAKEAVDAAFESSLAEGVRFERRIFHALFATEDQKEGMKAFVEKRKPQWKNK
- a CDS encoding S1 family peptidase is translated as MRFGPLFAATALALSAGVALAQSGGPDAAPYPIEDAAPAHRPETAPAKPKVAADKPAKPAETKPTETKTTETKPAPAVVLPPAKPDALKALAASPPASPKDVVKEQATEPAKEPVKQASVQATPKEPDKDGTTLKDALKNEVKEGDTLYGNAADERLLIQAALLWAGDFTGTAENGDDPLAVAIKNFQKRKNYKVTGTLSDRERSELIGAAKTYQDEFGWNVVVDPATGIRIGLPTKMVPLAKEAARGTHWSSRYGDVQVETFRVADPALKLSVLFEREKQEPATRKVEYSILRDDSFFISGLQGLKKFSVRAQIRNGEVRGFTMLYDQAMEGIVAPVMVAMAAAFSPFPARSAPFATLAKSVDYGNGLVVSAQGHIVTDARLTQGCRVLVAGGFGDAERIAEDKDKGLALLRIYGARDVTPLALPRQGAAAKGDVTIAGIPDPKENGGHTRLTEIKAKLAGGNALELRDSVPMAGFSGAAAIDAGGRFIGLTEMRNAVLASIQPAVPPVRLVRADQIRSFLDAHKVAQPSASASNPRDAVVRIICVRK
- a CDS encoding HesA/MoeB/ThiF family protein, giving the protein MANLPPLSRDELERYARHIVMREVGGPGQARLKAARVLVVGAGGLGAPLLLYLAAAGVGTIGIVDDDEVALSNLQRQVIFTTADVGTSKAERARDAVARLNPHVAIEVHNERLNAGNALPLIASYDIVADGSDNFETRYLVSDTCFAAKKPLVTAALGVFDGSLTTIRAHERRGDGIPNPTYRCLFPEPPPAGTIPTCSEAGILGALPGILGSMMALEVIREIVGFGEGLVGRLLMIDARSMRFETLDYAWDKDNPLSGHDTAAANSTSEW
- a CDS encoding 2-hydroxyacid dehydrogenase: MVKQKKPVVVVTRKLPEAIELRMRELFDVRLNADDKPMTAGELGEAVKTADVLVPTVTDKIDAALLSKAGEQLRLIANFGNGVDNIDVATAVQRGITVTNTPGVLTEDTADMTMALILAVPRRLAEGAQVLTSDKDWNGWSPTWMLGHRIWGKRLGIIGMGRIGQAVARRARAFGLQVHYHNRRKVAPKIEEELDATYWESLDQMLARMDIVSVNCPHTPATFHLLSARRLKMLRPESYIVNTARGEVIDENALARMLEADEIAGAGLDVFEHEPAVNPKLVKLAKAGKVVLLPHMGSATVEGRVDMGEKVIINIKTFMDGHRPPDRVLPSML
- a CDS encoding SH3 domain-containing protein; protein product: MKVGRGLAGALLAALCLVGGNAGAATDLPAGPVSGLPVPRFVSLKSDRTNVRAGPNKDQDVRWVYTRAGMPVEVTAEFENWRRIRDWEGSEGWVYHSLLSGRRSGVIVPSKNEELVPLYQEPDAKSGVMARLQPGVLAQIKSCDGNWCQIVGKSFSGYIVQERLWGAYPHEKID
- a CDS encoding ArsR/SmtB family transcription factor translates to MASQGAFTEIASLAGDPARAGMLHALMDGRALTAGELAQVAHVTPQTASGHLTKLAAGGLIAVEKQGRHRYHRLASPAVARMLESIMQVAAGAARRKPVVTGPRDQALRAARTCYDHLAGHLGVALADSMIANRQIELTADAGIVTADGATLFERLGITLETRSPSSSKPLKSSRILCRPCLDWSERRPHIGGALGAALCAHCLTSGWIRRVDGSRAVSVTTKGRQAFRKHFDVEV
- a CDS encoding DUF1127 domain-containing protein, with the protein product MTRPSILTRLKLWNRRTRTRGHLRDLPDHLLRDIGIDDAARARECARWFWQGVPTGTRRQKKTGAACARPSAISR
- the irrA gene encoding iron response transcriptional regulator IrrA; translated protein: MMLPITKADTAEPHDRASLTGCPWHDVKSMLRDVGLRPTRQRMALGWILFGKGDRHLTAEALYEEATRAKVPVSLATVYNTLHQFTEVGLLRQVPVDGTKAYFDTNASAHHHFFVEGEDELLDIPASDVIVGKTPDAPAGYEIARVDVVVRLRRKV
- the fabA gene encoding 3-hydroxyacyl-[acyl-carrier-protein] dehydratase FabA → MTERRSSFAYEDLLACGRGELFGPGNAQLPLPPMLMFDRITEISETGGEFGKGLVRAELDVKPDLWFFLCHFKGDPVMPGCLGLDALWQMVGFFLGWLGSPGRGRALGTGEIKFSDQVLPTVKKVVYGVDFKRVMRSKLVLGIADGWLAADGKVIYKASDLKVGLFQQDGALQPSGA
- the fabB gene encoding beta-ketoacyl-ACP synthase I, giving the protein MRRVVVTGMGIVSSIGNNTQEVLASLREAKSGITFATEFAEHGFKCQVYGKPTLDPSGMVDRRAMRFLSQASAWNHVAMDQAIRDSGVEEKDIVNPRTGIIMGAGGPSTETIVEAADITRKNGSPKRIGPFAVPKAMSSSPSATLATWFKIKGVNYSISSACATSTHCIGNAAEMIQWGKQDMMFAGGSEDLSWTMSNLFDAMGAMSSKYNETPQTASRAYDVSRDGFVIAGGAGVLVLEELEHARARGAKIYAELAGYGATSDGYDMVAPSGEGAQRCMRLALETCKVPIDYINPHATATPVGDAKEIEGIRAVFGDKCPPISATKSLSGHSLGAAGVQEAIYTLLMMQNGFMCESANIKDLDPDFADMPILRERKDNVQIGAAMSNSFGFGGTNGTLVFKHVDA
- the fabI gene encoding enoyl-ACP reductase FabI yields the protein MPGLMEGKRGLIMGVANDHSIAWGIAKTLHQHGAQIAYTYQGDALLKRIKPLAEQTNSDIILPCDVEDIASVDKVWATLKEKWGTIDFFVHAVGFSDKNELKGRFADNTRENFVRTMVISCFSFAESAKRAAELMPNGGSMVTLTYNGGDRAMPNYNVMGLAKAALESSVRYLAVDFGHQKIRVNAISAGPIRTLAGAGIGDARYMFAFQQKYSPLGRGVTLEDLGGSGLYLCSDLSTGVTGEIHFVDSGYNVIAMPQPAALREAGGSVENGG